Within Mongoliitalea daihaiensis, the genomic segment CTCGATTGGAAACAAATTGATCTACTTCAAATTTTTCTGAGCTTACTTCAGGAATCACAGAAGTATCAGGAAAAAGTGTTTTTCCAATCAACACTATTTCCCCTTCTTCAAAATCAATCGCATAATTCCCCATTAATATATTTTTAGAGAAAAGCTGATCTAGCGGTTGACTTTGATTTTTAGACAATCCTTCAATTAATCTTGCAAAACCATGGGAAGAAATTCTCAAAATCCCCAATCCGTCATGGTCAACTTTGGTTTGAAAAAGAGGCTTGTAAACCATTTTAAAGCTTGATAAGGAGTTGTTTTGGGAATGTCGGATAGCTTCCTCTACCAAAAAAGAAGTGAAACTACCTACTAACACGTCTCCTACCCAAGTAAATGAAAAATTCCTATCCAAATTAAGCGATTGAAACTCCTTAATGGTAACTCCAGAATACATCCGTTCATTAATCTGACTGAGCTCTGGAAGATTGGCCTCCAGGTAGTTTAAGAAATCTTTTTCGTTTGCTTTTTTTAAATGGAGTGTAAACAATAAATCAAAATCATCCTTTCCTACAGGATGTAAAGAAACTGTCATTTTTTTCCCTCGCAAAAGATCTGGAAATGATTGAAACCCTTCCAAAAGGGAAGAAAAGGCTGATACTTGAGCGTCCGCAGCGCTGATAGATGGGATTTCTTGTAAGTTAAACCAAAAGGGCTGTGAGGTCAGATTTTGCCAAAACTCATCCCCTTTTTGTGTTTCCAGTACAAAGATTGCATCTGCCGAGATCAATTGTAGCCCATCTGCATCCTTTTTACCAACGAGCTCTTGGTATACATAAAAGCCTCCATAAAGAAGACCTGCAAAAAACAAACTTAATGAAATGAATTTTATTATTCTCACAGAACAGTTAACGCTAAATATTAATCAATAGGATGAACTCAACCCAAAAATAGTAATAAAACAAAAATCCCGACAATCTATCGGGATTCTTGAATTCTTCGTATTAGAAATGAATTATTTGGAAGATAACTTATCCAATACGTTCATTACTTCTTTTACATGACCTCTAGACACTTCCAAAAGAGCTTTTTCGTCAGCATTTAGATCTAGTTCAATGACTTTTTCAACTCCATTTTTACCAAGGATTACAGGTACACCCAAGTAGCAATCATCGATACCGTATTCGCCATCAAGCTTGATACATACAGGGAATACCCTGCGCTGGTTTTTCAAGATAGATTCTACCATTTGAGCAGCAGCAGATCCTGGCGCATACCATGCAGAAGTACCCATCAATTTTACCAACTCGCCACCACCAAATTTGGTGCGCTCAATAATTGCATCTAGCTTATCTGCAGCAATCAACTCCGTCACGGGAATACCAGCAACTGTGGTATATCTCGGAAGAGGGACCATGGTGTCACCGTGACCACCCATCAAAATAGCTTGGATTTCTTTACCAGAGATATTTAACTCTTCGGCCAAGAATGCTCTGTAACGGGCAGTATCCAAAATTCCAGCCATTCCCAAAACTTTTGTTCTTGGAAGTTTGGACGTGATATGTGCCTGATACGTCATGACGTCCAATGGATTGGAAACCACAATAATAATAGCGTTTGGAGAATATTTTACTACATTCTCTGTAACAGTTTTAACAATACCCGCATTGGTTTCGATCAAATCATCGCGGGTCATTCCTGGCTTTCTCGGAAGACCTGAAGTAATTACGACAACGTCTGAATCTGCTGTTTTTGAGTAGTCATTTGTACTACCAACAGTTCTGCTATCATATTGATTAATTGGAGCTTTTTGCCAGATATCTAGAGCTTTACCCTCAGCCATACCTTCTTTGATGTCCAATAAAACAATTTCTTCAGCTATTTCTCTGTAAGCCAAAACATCCGCACAGGTAGCACCTACGTTACCTGCTCCAACTACAGTTACTTTTGTCATGATATATGGATTTATTTTTAGTTAATATTTGATTTTTTTACGTATCCCAAAGGTATCAAAGAGTGGAGACTTTAGGAAGCTTTTGGTACTTTAACTTGATTCAGAAAAAAAAGGATTTGCTAAATACTATAGATTTTCATTCGAACCAAACATTTCTGATAAATTGAAAAAGCCAAATGAACTTTTATAAGACTTGAAAAGCCTGTGATTGTTTTTGTTATAAAACTCTGCTAATGCGGTCATCATCTTAGCTTTGATTTTGGTATTGTTATCAAAAATTTCCTGTAAGGCAAAATGTGGAATCACCAATAAATCCGCTTGATCAGATGCAACAATCGCGGTGTAGATTCTTTTTTGATTTTCAAGTAAAGAATTTTCACCAAAAGCTTCATTTTTCCGGACCTCGTGGATTTTTTCAAAATTATCTTTGATATCAATCGATAAATTGATCAGTCCCGATCGGACCATATAGAATGCCTGACTAGGATCTCCACTGAAAAACACTACCTCGTCTTTATAGTACGTACGGTAATGCAAGGCTGGTAGAAATTTAGCCATTTCCACATGCTTGAGCTTTTCAAAAAAACCCACTTGCATGAAAAACTCAAAGATTTCTAATTCAGAAACTGAAAACGTACGTGAAAATGGATTGATCATGGGTGTGCTTTTTTCTTGAAATATATAACCTCTTGGGTACTTCCCTTTAGTTTTACGAGTTCACTGATTCGAAGGCCAATAACCCAAACAATTTTTTCTCCACTAAGCATAACCTTCACATCTCTTTTTTGAATCATTGACACTTTCAAATCTACCAAAAAATCACTGATCTTTTTTTCCTTATTCATTCCCAATGGCAAAAACCGATCACCAAGCTCCCAATTTCTGACCTTCAAAGGGAAAATCAGGCTTGAAACATCCATCATGGCATTTTCAGAAGAATGATCGACGAAACTGTTTTTCTGAATGCGCAAAATATCATATCCTTGACCATGAATCGAACATGCAACATCTGTATGCTCAATTTCAAAAGGCAAAAACTCATTTTTTCGATTACCTAATAAGAGGTTTTCTCTATCTACATTGAGCGTATGAGCAAAGGAGTGAAAGAGTTTACCAACCTGATTGTCATCAACAGCCTGTAAAATATCTTCTACCTGTGCGGAAGAAAAACCTGTATCTCTCAACCAATAAAAAAGCATGCTGTGCCTTCCTGGTATTGTTTTAAAAGAGGAAATTTTTAAATATTCGTATTCACCTTCCCTGACAACTTCTTCATTTTTCCAACGCTCATACAAATGATGAAATGCTTTCCCAGTATCTTTTATTCTTCCAAAGCTCTCTGCCATCTGCTTTAAGCCTTTTGGGAACCCCTGTTCGACCTGGGCCAATACTTGGTTGCGGATAAAATTCCGTTGATATATATCCTTTTGATTGCTTCGATCTTCTCTCCATGTAAAGCCATTACTTTCCATAAAAGTCACCAAGGATTCCTTTCGGAAATTTAAAAGAGGTCTAATAATATGACCTCGCCTCTCAGCCATTCCATAAATCCCATCAATTCCACATCCTCTCAAAAGATGCAACCAAATTGTTTCTAATTGATCTTCAAAATGATGTGCAACCAACACCGCCTCATACGCATGATGAATAACTAGATCTTCTAGCCATTCGTAGCGTAAAGTACGCGCCTTCATTTGTATGCTTTCGTTGGAAAGCTTATCCCAAACCTCCAAGGGGACTACTTGACCATGAAACCCTACACCCCAGCGAGTGGCCAATCCCTGTACAAACGTAAAATCTTCTTCACTATCTGTTCCCCGAAGATTGAAATTGACTGTTGCAACATCAAAAGTAATCCCTGATAAATGTAACAAATGACCCAAAGCAACAGAGTCAACTCCACCGCTAATCGCTAGAAGGTATTTTTTTTGAGGATCCAAAAGGTTTTTTGAACGTATATAGCTGATAAAGTCTCCGAGCATAGATCAAAAATACCAATTTTAGTTAATTTTGCCACCTATTCATTCTCAAATGCGACAACTTATCCTTCTATTTGCTTTCTATTTTTGCCTCACAAGCTATCCGCTAGCTTTTGGCCAAGGGGATAATTTATTGGAAATCCAACAAGCAGAACTGCTTCAAGGTGCTAGTGGATTTGAACGATTGTTGCTAAATGTCCGCATGAAACACCAAAACTCGCTCATCTACTGTGATTCGGCACATTTTTACAGAGAAGAAAATATGGCAAAACTATTTGGAAACGTCCGCATTGTAGACACTAAAGATCCAATAGTAACTACCAGCCGCTATGCAGAATACGATGGCAACACGCGCATGGCCAAACTCCGAAACAATGTAATCCTGAAAAATGATGGCACCACTTTATATACAGAGTTTTTGGATTACGATCGGACCACTGGGATTGCCAATTACTTCAACAATGGAAAAGTGGTCGATAGTACCAATGTGCTTACAAGTAGACTGGGGACCTATGAAACAAGCATTGAAAAAATCACTTTTACCGAGGATGTAGTACTTGTCAATCCTGATTATACGCTCAAAACTAACTTTATGATTTATCGGACGGTTCCGAAAACAGCCGAGACGGTAGGGTTGACGAATATTGTTTCCAAAGAAGGTGATCTTCTAAACGCCCAAAAAGGAAGCTTTTACGATACCGAAAATAAAATCTTCCGCTTTTTTGAGGGAGACGTAGAGAATGAACGAAGCAGAGTGTATGGTGACATTCTCTATTATGATGAAAAACTTCAATATTATGAAGGACGGAATAATGTCGCTGTCCTAAATAAAGAGCGAAATGTAGAAGTCTTTGGAGATGAGGGGAAATATTGGGAAGATAGGAAATATAGCATCGTGACAGGAAATGCGATGGTACAGCGCTACTTTGAGCGAGACACGCTATACGTAATTGCAGATACTCTAATTTCCCAGGATAGTGAGTTAGCCGAAGAACGGTTTATGAATGCATTCCGAAATGTTCAGATGATTAAAGAGGATTTTAAGGGGAAGTCAGATTCCTTGTCTTACAACTTTGCAGATTCAACCGTACACCTCTACCGCGACCCCATACTATGGAATGAGAAATCACAAATCACAGCAGATAGTATTCATTTTTTAATTGCCAACGAAGATATTGATCGGGTCTTTTTGCGCAAAAACGCCTTCAACATCACCAAAGACACCATTGGTAATTTCAATCAAATCAAAGGAAGAAAGATGACGGGCTATTTCTTAGAAGGTAAAATTAACCGTTTCCACATTGAGGGAAATGGAGAGTCTTTATATTTTGATTTGATTGGAGATTCCACCTTAAGAGGGATGAACAAAATCCTTTGCTCCAGTATAATGATGTTTTTTGAAGATGGCAATATTCAAAAAATCAATTGGTTAGTAAAACCTGAAGGTTCATTTCTTCCACCTCATATGCTCAAGGAGGAAGATAGACTATTAGAAGGCTTCGTTTGGAGAGAGGAAGAAAAGCCATCCTTAGAAGAGTTTTTCATTTGGAGAACACCCAAAAGAAAGGAAAATAAAGGCAATAGTCTCTTTGATAAACCTGAAGTAATCATACCACTCCCTTCGGATGACGAAATACAAAAAGCGTTGGACGAAAAGAAAAATTAAACTTGCAAAACAACAGGATCAACCCTTCGATTTTTGAGATGAATTCTGGAAACGATAATTAATAAAAATTATTTTGCAGAGGTTAACAAAAATTAACCCGTATATTATTATTTGTATAAATCTTATTGTTAAATTTAACGTTAAACTAGTAAAGTACTTAATTTCTGACGCTTATTGAAAAACTTTACATGAGACAAATCCTTTTGATATTAGCTTGTTTGATCATGCTGCCATGGTATTCTTGGGGTCAGGTTCGTGTGTTGTCAGAAAATACCAATTTTACAGGTAAAATCGGAACCACCCAACGCAAGTCATTAATCATTCAAAATGAATCCTCTCAGGCTAAGGAATATGCCTTAAGATCATTAAAAGGGAATGTAGGAAGTTCGCAAAACCTGAAAGTTTGTTTAGGTGATAAATGTTTCGATCCTAAAAGAGAATTGGGCAAAATCAAATTCACCTTAGGCCCTGGAGAAATATACACAGATCTTTACTTAGAGTTAGATTTGGGAATATCCGAGGTAAGAGGAAGTTTTGATCTTCAATTCATTCAAGGAACTAATAGTAGAGATATGTTTACAATCGAAGCTGTATATGACGTATATGCTCCAAATGCATCAGACACTATGCATAAGGATATATCCTTAGGTGAAATTTACCCCAATCCAAGTAACCGGATTGCTCAAATCGATTATGAATACAAAAACCCAAATGCCACAGCAAAAATTGTGGTAAATAGCTTTATTGGCAACCCAATTGCAGAATATCAATTAGACCCACTACAGAAATCCTTGGCTATCAACGTGGCTAACCTCAATCCAGGTATCTATTTTTATACCCTTTTTGTGGACAACAAAAATATAGTAACAAAAAAACTCGTTGTTAAGAAGTGATCTATTCCTCCAAAGAGTTTCAGTTTGATACCAAATAATTATACCTTATATTTGCGCCTCCAAAAATTTATGAATAAGTACCTCATCCATAGCATCCTTTTTATCAGTTCTCTTTCATTCAGTTCTTGTGGCAAGTTTTATAAACTTGAGAAAAGCACTGACTGGGAAGTGTTGTATGAAGCTGCTAACAAATATTACAACGAGGGAGAGTACAACAAGGCCATTATCTTATACGATAAGGTCTTGCCTGTAATCCGTGGAAGTGAAAAGGCTGAACTAGCAGACTTCAACTATGCATACAGCCACTTTCGAACCAAACGCTACATAGAATCTGCTGGATATTTTAATACATTCTACCAAACTTACAATCGAAGCCCATTGGCAGAGGAAGCATTGTTTATGAATGCTTATTCCCTTTATCAGGACTCCCCGGACTATAATTTGGATCAAAAAAGCAGCAAAGATGCTGTAAATGCCATTCAGCTTTTTATCAATCGTTTTCCACAATCTGACTCTTACGAGCGAGCCATGACGATGATAAATGACCTGCAAGTAAGGTTTGAAGAAAAGGCTTATCAAGAAGCAATGCTTTACTTACGAATGACAGAAGGCCTTTTCCCAGGTGATTTTTACAGAGCATGTATTATTAGTTTCCAGAATTTTGCTAAAAACTATCCTGACAGTAAGTATAACGAAGAGTTAGCATACAAATTAGTAGAGGTATCACTTAAATATGGTGCCAATTCAGCTTTTGATAAAAAGGAGGATCGTTTGAAAGATGTAGCCAAATTTACAGATCAATTCAAAAGACGATATCCTGATAGTAAATACACCTCATCCGTTGAGAATTACTTCAAAAAATCTGAAGCTGAACTTATTGCACATGCAAAAGTGAAAAAAGAATTTGAAGAAAGAAGAGCGAAAGCGGAAGAAGCAGCCGCCGCAGCCACAGTACCAGAGACCGCTACTTCTGGACCAGCAACGAACAATAACTAGAAAAACTTAACAACGAATATTATGGCAGTCAATCCATCCATCATTACCAGAGATCTGGATAAGTTAGCAACTAACACTGGCAACATTTATGAATCAATTCACACTATTGGACAGCGTGCGAAGCAGATTTCTTCCACAATGAAAGAGGAATTGAATAATAAATTATCTGAATTTGCTTCCACTGTTGATAACCTTGAAGAGGTTTTTGAAAATAAAGAGCAAATTGAAATCTCTCGCTTCTATGAAAGAATGCCAAAGCCAAGTACGCTTGCTATGGAAGAATTCTTAGAGGGAAAAGTTCATTACCGTATGCCAGAAGAATCCAGCGAAGGTTAATGCATTTAGACGGTAAAAAAATTTTATTGGGAGTCACTGGAAGTATTGCTGCTTACAAAGCCGCACACTTAACAAGACTTCTTGTAAAAGAAGGAGCAGAAGTGCAAATCATTATGAGCACTTCTGCTCTTGATTTTATAACACCTTTAACTCTGGCCACTCTCTCCAAAGGCCCGGTACATCATCAGTTTGCGGATTCCGCAACCGGTGTTTGGACCAACCATGTGGAATTAGGGATGTGGGCGGATTTATTTTTAGTGGCTCCGATTTCTGCCAATACCCTTGCTAAATTTGCTCAAGGAATCTGTGATAATTTATTAACAGCAACCTATTTATCGGCAAAATGCCCTGTTATGGTAGCCCCAGCAATGGATTTGGATATGTATCTTCATCCTGCTGTCAAAGAAAACCTTCAAAGACTAGCTGACTTTGGAAATATTATTTTAGAAGCTGAATCAGGTGAATTAGCTTCTGGACTGAATGGTCAGGGACGCTTGATGGAGCCTGAACATATCCTTGAACATGTTACTCAATTTTTTCAAGAGAGTCAGACTTTTCGAGGTAAAAAAATCTTGATCACTTCAGGTCCCACGCAAGAGGCGATCGATCCCGTACGGTTTATCTCCAATCACTCTTCCGGTAAAATGGGGGCCGCTATTGCAGAAGCTTTCGCTAGTAAGGGTGCAGATGTAACCGTAATCCTTGGGCAGGGCGCCAAAAAGCCACATCATACAGGTATTAAAATACATACTGTCAGAAGTGCTCAAGAAATGTATGAGGTGACCCAAATTCACCATCACCAAGCAGACATCTGTGTGTTTGCGGCGGCAGTTGCAGACTACACTCCTAAAGATATTGCAACTGAAAAAATCAAAAAGTCAGATGATCAGATGCAAATCACGCTAGTGAAAAATGTGGATATTGCCTTCGCTCTGGGAAAGAAGAAAAAGCAAGGACAAATTCACGTAGGCTTTGCTTTGGAAACAGAAAATGAAGTGTTTCATGCAAAATCAAAATTAGAAAAGAAAAATTTTGATCTAATTGTTCTCAACTCCATGAGAGATCAAGGTGCTGGATTTCAATATGACACGAATAAAGTCAGCATCTTTTTCAAAAATGGAAAAAGCCTCACGACAGACACCTTACATAAAGATGAAGTAGCTAAACTGATAGTTGACTGCGTGAAAGACTTACCAATTGAAATTTGATTCAGAATAATTCGTTAAATTCATGAGTCCAATGAAAAGCATGAACTTTCTACGAATCTTAGCGATCCTACTTCTTGTCTGCACACATCTATCCGCGCAAGAACTCAACTTTACTGTCATCATCAACAGTGATCGAGCGCGTACAATGGAGACGAATGTCTTCCAAGACATGAAATCCAATTTTGAACAGTTTCTGAATGGGAGATCATGGACCAACGATCAATTCAGTGCTAATGAACGCATCAAAGGGAACATGCTTCTAACCATTGGAGATATGACCCAAGCTGGAAGCTATAATGCAACAGTTCAAATTCAATCTATCCGACCCGTTTTTGGCACCAATTATGAAACTATGGTCCTCAACTTTATTGATAGAAACTGGTCTTTTGATTACATCGCCTCTCAACCAATAGAGTTTAACAGATTTTCTTTTTTGAACAACATCAGTTCCTTGCTTTCGTTCTATGCCTACATTTCACTGGGCTTTGATTACGATAGCTTTTCTTTGAAAGGCGGAGATCCTTATTTTGAAATCGCCAACACTATCGTCAATAATGCCCAATCCTCTACACGGATCGGATGGACTCCTAGCAACAGTGATCGAAGAAACAGAAATGCATTAATTACAGATGTATATACTTCTTCAGTCATGGCCCCTATCAGGGAATCCATTTATTTATACCATAGAAAAGGGCTAGATCTTTTGATTACTAATCCTGAAGAAGCTTACGCAAATATAGTGGCTGCGCTCAAATTAGTGGCAGAAGCTAATCAAATACAACCCAATAGTATACTCACCATTGCATTTATGGATGCTAAAAGTGAGGAAGTCAGCAATATTTTAAAAAGGGCACCCATGGAAATCCGAACAGAAGCTGTAGCCTTATTGTTAAAAATTGACCCCACGAATGCCAAAAGATACAATGATATATTGAAAGGCTAGGGACTATTTTACTAGATTTGTTTTTCCAAACGCTTCGTTCCTGACATGCTCAAATCACTCCGTATACAAAATTATGCCTTAATCCAAAGCCTGGAGATGAATCCAAGCAAGTCACTCAACATGATTACAGGCGAAACTGGGGCAGGTAAGTCGATTATGCTTGGAGCAGTGGGTTTATTATTAGGCAATAGAGCAGATAGCAAAACCTTGCATGATCCAGAAAACAAATGTGTGGTAGAAGGTGTTTTTGAGCTCAGTACTTATCAGCTGCAGCACTTTTTTGAACAGCATGATCTTGATTATGAGCCTGAATGCATTATCCGGAGAGAAATAAGCCCCGCAGGAAAATCAAGAGCTTTTGTCAATGATACCCCCGTAGTACTTGATATTCTCAAAGACCTTGGAAAGTCTTTGATGGATGTACACTCCCAACATGACACACTGATGCTCGGGGATGGTAGCTATCAACTTTCGTTGATCGATGCCTACGCATCTACCCAAAAAGAGCTCGAATACTATCAAGAAACATTCGCCTCGTTTGAGCAAAGCAAAAAAAGATTGCGTACCCTTCAAAAAGAAGCAGCTGATCTTCAAAAAGAAGCAGACTTCAACAAATTTCAATTAGATGAATTGGCTACTCTGCGGTTAGAAGCAGGGGAACAAGCAATGCTCGAGGAAGAGCAGGAAATCCTTGAAAATGCAGAGGAGATCAAGAGCAAAATCCAAGAGGTTCTCAATCAGTTAGAAGACGAGCAATTTGGCATTTTACGCATGCTCTCTCAAACGAGTCATGGCGTCCAACACCTGAGCAAGCTCACCCATAAATTTGACTCCTTACAGGAACGCACCCAATCTGCTTGGATTGAGTTGCAAGATATTGCCGCAAGTTTAGAAGAAGAAGACCAAAAGATCGAAGTAGATTTTGAAAGGCTTGAGGAAGTCCGCGAACGATTAAGCAAAATTTACCAACTGCAAAAGAAGCACGGGCTTGATTCGGTGGAAGCTTTGATATTATTGGAAGAATCCTTGGCAGAAAAAGTATTGAAAGCAGAAAACCTTGACGAGGATCTTGAAAAGCTTGAAAAAGAACTTCAATTGCAGGAGAAAAACATGTTGGAAGCAGGGAAAAAACTAACAAAAAAACGCACTGAAAGCTTCCTCCCTTTTGCGCAGGAGTTAACGAAGTTGTTGCAGCAATTGGGGATGGAAAATGCAGACATTCAATTAGAGCAGACATCGATTGCCCCAACCAAACTTGGATTAGATCAGCTGGATATTCTATTTTCTGCCAATAAGGGTGTAAAGCCACAAGCCTTGAAGCAAGTAGCGTCTGGTGGGGAATTTTCTAGATTGATTTTCGCCATCAAATACATCATGGCCGATAAAATGGCCTTACCAACTCTGATTTTTGATGAAATTGACACAGGTGTATCAGGGGAAGTTGCACTCAAAATGGTCAAAATGATGCAAAACATCGCAGATAAACATCAAGTTATATGTATTTCGCACCTGCCTCAAGTTGCCGCCAAGGGAGACCATCATTACTTTGTCTACAAAGATCACTCTGCTGAAAAAACTATCAGCAGGATGAAATTACTTGAAAAAGATGCGCGTGTCGAAGCAATTGCCCAGATGATTGCGGGTGCCAGTCCATCTGAAGCAGCCTTTGAAAGTGCACGTGAACTGCTTAAAAACTGATAGATCAGGTTCGCTGGGTGACTCTTTTCATACAATGCCTTATCCATCCATGAATTAGCTTCCAGATTTTTTGACTATTTTTACCGATTAATCTTAGTAACCAACCAAAAAAATATACAATGGCTGAAAATTTACTAAAAGGGAAAGTAGGCATCATTACAGGTGCCTTGGACGAAAATTCCATCGCCTGGAAAACTGCTATCAAGGCCCACGAACAAGGAGCGAAATTTGTATTGACCAATGCGCCTATAGCCATGAGAATGGGAGCTATCAAGGAATTGGCTGAGCAGTGCAACACAATCGTGATTCCCGCAGATGCTACTTCATTGGAAGATATCGAGAAACTTTACTCTGAGGCTAAAGAATTTTTAGGAGGCAACTTTGACTTTATACTCCACTCCATTGGGATGTCCCCAAATATACGTAAAGGAAGGTCTTATGGTGATCTCAACTATGATTGGGCAGTCAAATCTTATGATGTATCGGCCATCTCTTTTCATAAGATGATGCAAGTGTCTGAGAAAATGGATGTCATGAATGAATGGGGTTCTATCATGGGTCTATCTTATATCGCAGCTCAGAGAGTCTATCCTTTTTACACCGATATGGCAGATGCCAAAGCCATGTTAGAAAGCATCGCTAGAGGATACGGCTACAGATACGGTAAGTTGAAAAAAGTCCGAGTAAATACCATCTCTCAATCCCCTACCAAAACTACTGCTGGAACAGGAATTGGAGGTTTCGATACCTTCTACAACTTTGCAGATAAAATGTCTCCATTGGGCAATGCATCTGCAGAAGCTTGTGCAGATTACATCATCACCATGTTCTCAGACTTGACCAGATACGTAACTATGCAGAATCTTTTCCACGATGGAGGATACTCCACTACGGGGATTTCAGAAGAATTGATGGATCAATTTAAAGATTTATAAGATGAAAAAAGTAGTTCTTGGAGCGTTAGCTCTTGCTTTTGCGGGCCTGTTTGCTTGTACTAGTCAGGAAACAAGCAATGAAGTAGAAGTTGTTGAAGAAGAGTTAAGCAACCTTGAAAAAGAACACTTGCTGGAACGTGTGGCCTATGCAGACAGTGTGAATGCGGGGCTAATCGAAGACACCTTCAAAGGTAGTGCTCGTAGAGAGGCTTCAGCAAGCATGGGAGGAACAGATATTACCATCAATTACGGTTCCCCAGGTATGCGCGGTCGTGTC encodes:
- the porD gene encoding type IX secretion system protein PorD, translated to MNFLRILAILLLVCTHLSAQELNFTVIINSDRARTMETNVFQDMKSNFEQFLNGRSWTNDQFSANERIKGNMLLTIGDMTQAGSYNATVQIQSIRPVFGTNYETMVLNFIDRNWSFDYIASQPIEFNRFSFLNNISSLLSFYAYISLGFDYDSFSLKGGDPYFEIANTIVNNAQSSTRIGWTPSNSDRRNRNALITDVYTSSVMAPIRESIYLYHRKGLDLLITNPEEAYANIVAALKLVAEANQIQPNSILTIAFMDAKSEEVSNILKRAPMEIRTEAVALLLKIDPTNAKRYNDILKG
- a CDS encoding enoyl-ACP reductase FabI, encoding MAENLLKGKVGIITGALDENSIAWKTAIKAHEQGAKFVLTNAPIAMRMGAIKELAEQCNTIVIPADATSLEDIEKLYSEAKEFLGGNFDFILHSIGMSPNIRKGRSYGDLNYDWAVKSYDVSAISFHKMMQVSEKMDVMNEWGSIMGLSYIAAQRVYPFYTDMADAKAMLESIARGYGYRYGKLKKVRVNTISQSPTKTTAGTGIGGFDTFYNFADKMSPLGNASAEACADYIITMFSDLTRYVTMQNLFHDGGYSTTGISEELMDQFKDL
- the recN gene encoding DNA repair protein RecN, with protein sequence MLKSLRIQNYALIQSLEMNPSKSLNMITGETGAGKSIMLGAVGLLLGNRADSKTLHDPENKCVVEGVFELSTYQLQHFFEQHDLDYEPECIIRREISPAGKSRAFVNDTPVVLDILKDLGKSLMDVHSQHDTLMLGDGSYQLSLIDAYASTQKELEYYQETFASFEQSKKRLRTLQKEAADLQKEADFNKFQLDELATLRLEAGEQAMLEEEQEILENAEEIKSKIQEVLNQLEDEQFGILRMLSQTSHGVQHLSKLTHKFDSLQERTQSAWIELQDIAASLEEEDQKIEVDFERLEEVRERLSKIYQLQKKHGLDSVEALILLEESLAEKVLKAENLDEDLEKLEKELQLQEKNMLEAGKKLTKKRTESFLPFAQELTKLLQQLGMENADIQLEQTSIAPTKLGLDQLDILFSANKGVKPQALKQVASGGEFSRLIFAIKYIMADKMALPTLIFDEIDTGVSGEVALKMVKMMQNIADKHQVICISHLPQVAAKGDHHYFVYKDHSAEKTISRMKLLEKDARVEAIAQMIAGASPSEAAFESARELLKN